One Acidobacteriota bacterium DNA segment encodes these proteins:
- a CDS encoding iron-containing alcohol dehydrogenase — MVSLHRLPRIELGRGVVAQTGPVLRELGHRKVLLATSRGMPGRPALDELQTSLRRAEIETVLFAGTPAEPGEDELAEATELARRESVQAVVGFGGGSALDLAKLAAVLAIDLRPIGELYGIRNVGRKGLPTVMLPTTAGSGSEVSQDAVLTDRKAGTKRGVKDPMLVPDLALVDPAATDTCPPAVTAASGLDSLCHAIEAWTNRRANPICDLYAERSIRLIRQHLVAAVQDGAPEARDGMAEASLLAGLAFSPVGTAAVHACGYPLSGIWGLPHGVANSLMLPPVVAFNRPAAADKVARLQSIFDTDDLPAALRRLAQQAGVPTRLRDAGVERNSIPRMAAIAADDQRHLAANPRPMDAGDLERVFIEAW; from the coding sequence ATGGTGAGCCTGCACCGCCTGCCGCGCATCGAGCTCGGCCGCGGCGTCGTGGCCCAGACCGGGCCAGTGCTGCGGGAGCTGGGACACCGCAAGGTGTTGCTGGCCACCAGCCGCGGCATGCCCGGCCGGCCGGCGCTGGACGAGCTGCAGACGAGCTTGCGCCGCGCCGAGATCGAGACCGTGCTCTTCGCCGGCACTCCCGCCGAGCCCGGCGAGGACGAGCTGGCGGAGGCCACGGAGCTGGCGCGGCGGGAGTCCGTCCAGGCGGTGGTGGGCTTCGGCGGCGGCAGCGCCCTCGACCTCGCCAAGCTGGCGGCGGTACTGGCCATCGACCTGCGCCCCATCGGCGAGCTCTACGGCATCCGCAACGTGGGCCGCAAAGGCCTGCCGACGGTGATGCTGCCGACCACCGCCGGCAGCGGCAGCGAGGTCAGCCAGGACGCTGTGCTCACCGACCGCAAGGCGGGCACCAAACGCGGGGTCAAGGACCCGATGCTGGTCCCCGACCTGGCCCTGGTGGACCCCGCCGCCACCGACACCTGCCCGCCGGCGGTGACCGCCGCCAGCGGCCTCGACAGCCTCTGCCACGCCATCGAAGCGTGGACCAACCGGCGCGCCAACCCGATCTGCGATCTCTACGCCGAGCGCTCCATCCGCCTGATTCGCCAACATCTGGTGGCGGCGGTGCAGGACGGCGCGCCGGAAGCCCGGGACGGCATGGCGGAGGCATCCCTCCTCGCCGGGCTGGCCTTCTCGCCGGTGGGCACCGCCGCGGTGCACGCCTGCGGCTACCCCCTGTCCGGCATCTGGGGACTCCCCCACGGCGTCGCCAACTCCCTGATGCTGCCCCCGGTGGTGGCCTTCAACCGACCCGCCGCCGCCGACAAGGTGGCGCGGCTGCAAAGCATTTTCGACACCGACGACCTGCCCGCCGCCCTGCGACGGCTGGCCCAGCAGGCGGGAGTCCCCACCCGCCTGCGGGACGCCGGAGTCGAACGCAACTCGATCCCCCGCATGGCGGCCATTGCCGCCGACGACCAGCGCCACCTGGCGGCCAACCCCCGGCCCATGGACGCGGGAGATCTGGAACGAGTCTTCATCGAGGCCTGGTGA
- a CDS encoding thiamine pyrophosphate-dependent enzyme, which produces MSAQAPKTPTLMLRREAIAAVYQETDPQRPAVLANGYISREGFNCEARPHHFYMLGSMGLAPAIALGAALARPDQRLLVLDGDGNLLMGMGILPMVGQWQPRHFLHVVLDNGTYGATGGQPTVSPAADFAATALACGYARAQACDDETTLRRLAREWQDLEGPSLIHVHVSPEEPGPGRRVDVEPPEIARRFAQSLQEGEAW; this is translated from the coding sequence ATGAGCGCGCAGGCTCCCAAGACGCCCACTCTGATGCTGCGCCGCGAGGCCATCGCCGCCGTCTACCAGGAGACCGACCCCCAGCGGCCTGCGGTGCTGGCCAACGGCTACATCTCCCGGGAGGGCTTCAACTGCGAGGCCCGGCCCCACCACTTCTACATGCTCGGCTCCATGGGGCTGGCGCCGGCCATCGCCCTGGGCGCCGCCCTGGCCCGGCCGGACCAACGGCTGCTGGTCCTCGACGGCGACGGCAACTTGCTCATGGGGATGGGCATCCTGCCCATGGTCGGCCAATGGCAGCCGCGGCACTTCCTCCACGTGGTGCTCGACAACGGCACCTACGGCGCCACCGGCGGGCAACCGACGGTGTCCCCGGCGGCGGATTTCGCCGCCACCGCCCTCGCTTGCGGCTACGCCCGGGCCCAAGCCTGCGACGACGAGACCACCCTGCGCCGGCTGGCTCGGGAGTGGCAGGACCTGGAGGGCCCGTCGCTGATCCACGTCCACGTCTCCCCCGAGGAGCCCGGCCCGGGCCGGCGGGTGGACGTCGAGCCACCGGAAATCGCCCGCCGCTTCGCTCAGTCCTTGCAGGAGGGCGAGGCATGGTGA
- a CDS encoding Ldh family oxidoreductase, which translates to MTSPHSFPAEATPPPTEATIVAVANLRRFVVDCLASSGVQRDQGEIVAEALLASDLRGIDSHGVARLRRYVIGTRDGKIDPRRNIRVVQESPATALVDAGNGLGQPAARFAMELAMAKAETVGVGMVAVQHTNHFGIAGYYATLPLAKGLLGFATSNASPQVTPTHGAQPMFGTNPIGIGLPCGDGDDYVLDMSTSVVPRGKLERLRREGAAVEGDWAIDGEGNPITELDGLIAGLIARSGLSILPLGGLGEANCGHKGFGLGLLVDLMCGPLTGSSWGRHVYGDKGADLGQWFAALRVDCFRPLEDFQRDARQLLAEIRGAKKAPGQLRIYIPGEKEAEAQAQRSAAGIPLLPPVVADLQALGQEVGVPFDTVLTGAKA; encoded by the coding sequence GTGACCTCTCCCCATTCCTTCCCCGCCGAGGCGACCCCACCCCCCACCGAGGCGACCATCGTCGCCGTGGCAAACCTCCGGCGCTTCGTGGTGGACTGCCTGGCCAGCTCCGGCGTCCAGCGCGACCAGGGCGAGATCGTCGCCGAAGCGCTGCTGGCCTCCGACCTGCGGGGCATCGACTCCCACGGCGTCGCCCGGCTGCGGCGCTATGTCATCGGCACCCGGGACGGCAAGATCGACCCCCGGCGCAACATCCGGGTGGTGCAGGAGAGCCCCGCCACCGCCCTGGTGGACGCCGGCAACGGCCTCGGCCAGCCCGCCGCCCGCTTCGCCATGGAGCTGGCCATGGCCAAGGCGGAGACGGTGGGGGTCGGCATGGTGGCGGTGCAGCACACCAACCACTTCGGCATCGCCGGCTACTACGCCACCCTGCCCCTGGCCAAGGGCCTGCTGGGCTTCGCCACCAGCAACGCCTCGCCCCAGGTCACTCCCACCCACGGCGCCCAGCCCATGTTCGGCACCAACCCCATCGGCATCGGGCTGCCCTGCGGCGACGGCGACGACTACGTCCTCGACATGTCCACCAGCGTGGTGCCCCGGGGCAAGCTGGAGCGGCTGCGGCGGGAGGGAGCGGCGGTGGAGGGTGATTGGGCCATCGACGGCGAGGGCAACCCCATCACCGAGCTCGACGGTCTCATCGCCGGCCTCATCGCCCGTTCCGGCCTCTCCATCCTGCCCCTGGGGGGTCTCGGCGAGGCCAACTGCGGGCACAAGGGCTTCGGCCTGGGCCTGCTGGTGGACCTGATGTGCGGTCCCCTCACCGGGTCGTCCTGGGGCCGCCACGTCTACGGCGACAAAGGCGCCGACCTGGGCCAATGGTTCGCCGCCCTGCGGGTGGATTGTTTCCGCCCGCTGGAGGACTTCCAGCGCGACGCCCGCCAGCTGCTGGCGGAGATCCGCGGGGCGAAGAAAGCCCCCGGCCAGCTGCGCATCTACATCCCCGGCGAGAAGGAAGCGGAGGCCCAGGCCCAGCGCTCCGCCGCCGGCATCCCGCTGCTGCCGCCGGTGGTGGCGGACCTCCAAGCCCTGGGGCAAGAAGTGGGCGTGCCCTTCGACACCGTCCTGACCGGAGCCAAGGCCTAA
- a CDS encoding prenyltransferase/squalene oxidase repeat-containing protein, which produces MTSVAVQKVDPQTMTKEAIQDLFRDGMVPRKEEWSFATNEARKLDLANHVLRVILQIGLVEEYVDEFDALLACQKDDGSWGEAANDERHGVRNTCFGARNLIRAHRELGRPDYLQAAKRSILHVLGQQDPEGFFKDEVWGPRDATSSSMGLLHYALKESFGEETAKIHAEARLALARAAAHLDRSQEADGSWHDTGAYEAPVGPTSHLLPKMVLFAQGPAAPIQNAIDYLVGEQEEDGSWDKQHVDHTCDAARALLLTYSVVPDPRLPKVVSDAIGWLANNTADDGLWGVRPGKPSNLIMTTDVLDAFSKYEAHRRSQDLRIFWQ; this is translated from the coding sequence ATGACCAGCGTTGCCGTACAGAAAGTCGACCCTCAGACCATGACCAAAGAGGCGATCCAGGACCTCTTCCGCGACGGCATGGTGCCTCGGAAGGAGGAATGGTCTTTCGCCACCAACGAGGCCCGCAAGCTCGACCTGGCCAACCACGTGCTGCGGGTGATCCTGCAGATCGGGCTGGTGGAGGAGTACGTGGACGAGTTCGACGCCCTCCTCGCCTGCCAGAAGGACGACGGCTCCTGGGGCGAAGCGGCCAACGACGAGCGCCACGGCGTGCGCAACACCTGCTTCGGGGCCCGCAACCTGATCCGCGCCCACCGCGAGCTGGGCCGCCCGGACTACCTCCAGGCCGCCAAGCGCTCGATCCTCCACGTCCTCGGCCAGCAGGATCCGGAAGGCTTCTTCAAGGACGAGGTCTGGGGACCGCGGGACGCCACTAGCTCCTCCATGGGCCTGCTGCACTACGCCCTCAAGGAGTCCTTCGGCGAAGAGACCGCCAAGATTCACGCCGAGGCCCGCCTCGCCCTGGCCCGCGCCGCGGCGCATCTGGACCGCTCCCAGGAAGCGGACGGCTCCTGGCACGACACCGGCGCCTACGAGGCTCCCGTGGGACCGACCTCCCACCTGCTGCCGAAGATGGTGCTCTTCGCCCAGGGCCCGGCGGCGCCGATCCAGAACGCCATCGACTACCTGGTGGGGGAGCAGGAGGAGGACGGCTCCTGGGACAAACAGCACGTCGACCACACCTGCGACGCCGCCCGGGCGCTGCTGCTGACCTACAGCGTGGTGCCGGACCCGCGGCTGCCCAAGGTGGTCTCCGACGCCATCGGCTGGCTGGCGAACAACACCGCCGACGACGGCCTGTGGGGCGTGCGCCCGGGCAAGCCCTCGAACCTGATCATGACCACCGATGTCCTCGACGCCTTCTCCAAATACGAGGCCCATCGGCGCTCCCAGGACCTGAGGATCTTCTGGCAGTGA
- a CDS encoding glycerate kinase, translating into MKVVLAPNSFRDALMAPQVAAAMAAGVRRGAPRADVVSVPLADGGDGTLEVLMKLLGGRLQRTTVVDPRRRPVEARWALSDDGTTAILEMAEASGLRRLAPEDRDPLQVDTGGTGELIRAALDQGARKIVLGAGGSGTIDGGAGALAALGAVFRDAAGNALPPHPAGLDELAAIDLADLDPRLAETEITVLADVSTQVERHVAVYGPQKGARPEDHSALEANLLRLAELAEHHGHPIADRPWYGAAGCMAGGLAAFAGARVLAGGKEVARLGKLDEHLRGADLVLSGEGRMDASSFEDKLPSVVAGLAQRAGVPLALVAGHLSHETALSGVVASFALSAGPESLEQALARTGERLEQVSEQIVRLFAAARLPAAEAAIHPARLSRRSAP; encoded by the coding sequence ATGAAAGTCGTCCTCGCACCCAACAGCTTTCGCGACGCGCTGATGGCGCCGCAGGTGGCCGCCGCCATGGCCGCCGGCGTGCGCCGTGGCGCCCCGCGGGCGGACGTGGTGTCGGTGCCGCTGGCGGACGGCGGTGACGGCACCCTGGAGGTGCTGATGAAGCTGCTGGGAGGCCGCCTCCAACGCACGACGGTGGTCGACCCCCGCCGCCGCCCGGTGGAGGCCCGATGGGCGCTCTCCGACGACGGCACCACCGCCATCCTGGAGATGGCCGAGGCCAGCGGCCTGCGGCGGCTGGCACCGGAGGACCGAGATCCGCTGCAGGTGGACACCGGCGGCACCGGCGAGTTGATCCGCGCCGCCCTCGACCAGGGCGCCCGCAAGATCGTGCTGGGCGCCGGCGGCAGCGGCACCATCGACGGCGGCGCCGGCGCCTTGGCGGCCCTCGGGGCGGTGTTCCGGGATGCCGCGGGAAACGCTCTCCCGCCCCATCCCGCCGGCCTCGATGAGCTCGCCGCCATCGACCTCGCGGATCTCGACCCGCGGCTGGCGGAGACCGAGATCACCGTGCTGGCGGACGTCTCCACCCAGGTCGAGCGCCATGTGGCGGTTTACGGTCCGCAGAAGGGCGCCCGGCCCGAAGATCATTCGGCCCTGGAAGCCAACCTGCTGCGCCTCGCGGAGCTGGCGGAGCACCACGGTCACCCCATCGCCGACCGCCCTTGGTACGGCGCCGCCGGCTGCATGGCCGGCGGGCTGGCGGCCTTCGCCGGCGCCCGGGTGCTGGCCGGCGGCAAGGAGGTGGCGCGGCTGGGAAAGCTCGACGAGCACCTGCGCGGCGCCGACCTGGTGCTCAGCGGCGAGGGCCGCATGGACGCCTCGTCCTTCGAGGACAAGCTCCCCTCGGTGGTCGCCGGGTTGGCGCAGCGGGCCGGGGTGCCCCTGGCGCTGGTGGCGGGACACCTGAGCCACGAGACCGCTCTGTCCGGCGTCGTCGCCAGCTTCGCCCTCAGCGCCGGCCCCGAGAGCCTGGAACAGGCCCTGGCCCGCACCGGCGAACGCCTAGAGCAGGTGAGCGAGCAAATCGTCCGTCTCTTCGCCGCCGCACGCCTGCCGGCGGCGGAGGCCGCCATCCACCCGGCCCGACTTTCCAGGAGATCCGCACCGTGA
- a CDS encoding isocitrate lyase/PEP mutase family protein: protein MGKESRKKLRASLLEDRIAVLAGAHDGLSARLVEEAGFDGVWASSFGISLASRCVADVDLVTMTETVDIVRRMVDATELPVIVDGNSGFGNAINVIHMTRLLERAGAAGVCIEDNEYPKRCSLYERKNRELVTAEEMAGKIRAVVDTREDSNFLVIGRIESLIAGEGLEAAWHRAESYAAAGADAIVVHAKAFPPLKEFLAGWKGSCPLVAIPTLYNQVSLDELTSYGYRLAIFPNQSIRAAIQAMRSTLETLRRTGVGNSVDDATVPLTDIYELVRLGAIEAAEREYIPAPAAAGPQPVSAGHGK from the coding sequence ATGGGAAAGGAATCGCGCAAAAAACTGCGGGCAAGCCTGCTGGAGGACCGCATCGCGGTCTTGGCGGGAGCCCACGACGGACTCAGCGCCCGACTGGTGGAAGAGGCCGGATTCGACGGTGTCTGGGCCAGCAGCTTCGGCATCTCCCTGGCCAGCCGCTGCGTCGCCGACGTCGACCTGGTAACCATGACCGAGACCGTGGACATCGTCCGCCGCATGGTGGACGCCACCGAGCTACCGGTGATCGTGGACGGCAATTCGGGCTTCGGCAACGCCATCAATGTGATCCACATGACCCGCCTGTTGGAGCGCGCCGGCGCCGCCGGCGTGTGTATCGAGGACAACGAGTACCCCAAGCGCTGCAGCCTCTACGAACGCAAGAACCGGGAGCTGGTGACGGCGGAGGAGATGGCGGGCAAGATCCGCGCGGTGGTGGACACCCGGGAGGATTCCAACTTCCTGGTCATCGGCCGCATCGAATCCCTCATCGCCGGCGAGGGGCTGGAGGCCGCCTGGCACCGCGCCGAGTCCTATGCCGCTGCCGGGGCCGACGCCATCGTGGTCCACGCCAAGGCCTTCCCGCCGCTGAAGGAATTCCTCGCCGGCTGGAAGGGCAGCTGCCCCCTGGTGGCCATCCCCACCCTCTACAACCAGGTCTCCCTGGACGAGCTGACGAGCTACGGCTACCGCCTGGCCATCTTCCCCAATCAGAGCATCCGCGCGGCGATCCAGGCCATGCGCTCGACCCTCGAGACCCTGCGCCGCACCGGTGTCGGCAATTCCGTGGACGACGCCACCGTACCGCTGACGGATATCTACGAGCTGGTACGCCTCGGCGCCATCGAAGCCGCCGAGCGCGAGTACATCCCGGCCCCCGCCGCCGCTGGACCCCAACCGGTATCCGCCGGCCACGGCAAATAA
- a CDS encoding pyridoxal phosphate-dependent aminotransferase, with the protein MSTTMAESPFLNQDLLACRPHPSKKISDAIAGDPTIVNLTVGEPGYGPPAVVLDRLVARLGERTEDPSPSYDRYTHSRGLPALRQAIAGYYRRRYDLEVDPDSEVLVTNGGAGALWLTVFTLTNPGDEVVIPDPCYMLFEPIVKVLGRRPVRIATRPERRFRLDPADFEAHLSERTKLLMLNSPENPTGTVYDRSTLEELLGIVEDRGIHLMHDEVFDSLFFEGEHVPARLLEPETRRTILVNSFSKRFGMTGWRIGWMLAHPDIVDAATKAHTFQCLAGGTLVQEGAAAGLADPTTDTLVARHCSELQAKSLRFLEKLTAIDGFDLPAGPPRGGFYAFVDVRSLYQRLLAIGEEPGPESEVVARYLLEHAKVGVVPGNGFGAGGEGFVRISYAAPEAHLDDAVKRLRSLRQRLGS; encoded by the coding sequence ATGAGCACCACCATGGCGGAGAGCCCGTTCCTCAACCAGGACCTGCTGGCCTGCCGGCCCCATCCGTCGAAGAAGATCTCCGACGCCATCGCCGGCGACCCGACCATCGTCAATCTCACCGTCGGCGAGCCCGGCTATGGTCCGCCGGCGGTGGTGCTGGATCGGCTGGTGGCGCGCCTCGGCGAGCGCACCGAGGATCCGTCGCCGAGCTACGACCGCTACACCCACTCCCGCGGCCTGCCGGCGCTACGCCAGGCCATCGCCGGCTACTACCGGCGGCGCTACGACCTGGAGGTGGATCCGGACTCCGAGGTGCTGGTCACCAACGGCGGCGCCGGCGCCCTCTGGCTCACCGTCTTCACCCTCACCAACCCCGGCGACGAAGTTGTCATCCCCGACCCCTGCTACATGCTCTTCGAGCCCATCGTCAAAGTGCTGGGGCGGCGGCCGGTGCGCATCGCCACCCGGCCGGAGCGGCGCTTCCGCCTCGATCCGGCGGATTTCGAGGCGCACCTCAGCGAGCGCACCAAGCTGCTGATGCTCAACTCGCCGGAGAACCCCACCGGCACCGTCTACGACCGCAGCACCCTCGAGGAGCTGCTCGGCATCGTCGAGGATCGCGGCATCCACCTGATGCACGACGAGGTCTTCGACTCCCTCTTCTTCGAGGGCGAGCACGTCCCCGCCCGGCTGCTGGAGCCGGAGACCCGGCGGACCATCCTGGTCAACAGCTTCTCCAAGCGCTTTGGCATGACCGGCTGGCGCATCGGCTGGATGCTCGCCCACCCGGACATCGTCGACGCCGCCACCAAGGCCCACACCTTCCAATGCCTGGCCGGCGGCACCCTGGTGCAGGAGGGAGCCGCCGCCGGCCTGGCGGACCCCACCACCGACACCCTGGTGGCCCGGCATTGCAGCGAGCTCCAGGCCAAGAGCCTGCGCTTCCTCGAAAAGCTCACCGCCATCGACGGCTTCGACCTGCCGGCGGGACCGCCCCGGGGCGGCTTCTACGCCTTCGTCGACGTCCGCAGCCTGTACCAGCGCCTGCTCGCCATCGGCGAGGAGCCCGGACCGGAGAGCGAAGTGGTGGCCCGCTACCTGCTCGAGCACGCCAAGGTCGGTGTGGTCCCGGGCAACGGCTTCGGCGCCGGCGGCGAAGGCTTCGTGCGCATCTCCTACGCCGCCCCGGAGGCCCACCTCGACGACGCGGTGAAGCGGCTGCGCTCCCTGCGCCAGCGGCTGGGGAGCTGA
- a CDS encoding alanine--glyoxylate aminotransferase family protein → MTSDPRIPDSRNLRISGPTPLPGPVLEAVGEQMVSHRSGEFRHRLRRVVERLGEVFGTRRGTILPFTASGTGGLEAAVLNTVAPGDRVLAVRCGHFGERFAEVTATFGAEVVPMDVPWGRATDPDDLRRALRAAGSVAAVLLTHNETSTGVLNPLPQLAAVVREETDALLLVDGVSSVGATAVDMDELGLDIVLTASQKALMAPPGLVILAASPRALAAAERGAQRRYYFDFPKMAAAVAEGTTTYTPAMGSVYGLDAALQLMTDEGLEQVYRRHRRLADRCRGGLLELGLEGFADDAHASPTVTSVLLPEKLSASEVRRRLEQEHQVFIAQGRAHLKERLLRIGHLGNVAEHHIDHLLEAFEAAMAAPAQHP, encoded by the coding sequence GTGACCTCCGACCCGCGAATCCCCGATTCGCGCAACCTGCGCATCTCCGGCCCGACCCCGCTCCCGGGGCCGGTGCTGGAGGCCGTGGGCGAGCAGATGGTGAGCCATCGCAGCGGGGAGTTCCGCCACCGGCTGCGGCGGGTGGTGGAGCGCCTGGGCGAGGTCTTCGGCACCCGCCGGGGCACCATCCTGCCGTTCACCGCCTCCGGTACCGGCGGTCTGGAGGCGGCGGTGCTCAACACCGTCGCCCCCGGCGACCGCGTGCTGGCGGTGCGCTGTGGTCACTTCGGCGAACGCTTCGCCGAGGTGACCGCCACCTTCGGCGCCGAGGTGGTGCCCATGGACGTCCCCTGGGGCCGGGCCACCGACCCCGACGACCTGCGCCGTGCCCTGCGCGCCGCGGGCTCCGTGGCGGCGGTGCTGCTGACCCACAACGAGACCTCCACCGGCGTGCTCAACCCGCTGCCGCAGCTGGCGGCGGTGGTGCGAGAAGAGACCGACGCCCTGCTGCTGGTGGACGGCGTCAGCAGCGTCGGCGCCACGGCGGTGGACATGGACGAGCTGGGGCTGGACATCGTCCTCACCGCCAGCCAGAAGGCCCTGATGGCACCGCCGGGATTGGTGATCCTGGCCGCCAGCCCCCGCGCCCTGGCGGCGGCGGAACGCGGCGCCCAGCGACGCTACTACTTCGACTTCCCCAAGATGGCGGCGGCGGTGGCGGAGGGCACCACCACCTACACCCCCGCCATGGGCAGCGTCTACGGTCTCGACGCGGCGCTCCAGCTGATGACCGACGAGGGCCTGGAGCAGGTCTACCGCCGTCACCGCCGGCTGGCGGACCGCTGCCGCGGAGGCCTCCTGGAGCTCGGCCTCGAAGGCTTCGCCGACGACGCCCACGCCTCGCCGACGGTGACCTCGGTGCTGCTGCCGGAGAAGCTCTCCGCCAGCGAGGTGCGCCGCCGGCTGGAGCAGGAGCACCAGGTGTTCATCGCCCAGGGGCGAGCCCACCTCAAAGAGCGGTTGCTGCGCATCGGCCATCTGGGCAACGTCGCCGAGCACCACATCGACCACCTGCTGGAAGCCTTCGAGGCGGCCATGGCCGCCCCGGCCCAGCATCCATGA